A window of Mercenaria mercenaria strain notata chromosome 16, MADL_Memer_1, whole genome shotgun sequence contains these coding sequences:
- the LOC123539802 gene encoding uncharacterized protein LOC123539802, with translation MDSPINGIILCNGWRKEYSHICIFACKQNHTLPPGYKADDVYVCGATGHWLPANPVPQCVSEKLFPGTQVQRFPSCTKPTDKADLAEFYIDFLKKSAVNALCEQHSDDCKPQNVDIEC, from the exons ATGGACTCACCGATAAACGGTATCATCCTGTGTAATGGCTGGAGAAAAGAATATTCTCACATCTGCATATTTGCCTGCAAACAAAACCATACACTTCCACCCGGGTATAAAGCAGATGATGTTTATGTTTGTGGTGCCACAGGACACTGGCTTCCAGCAAACCCAGTACCACAATGTGTCTCTGAAA AACTGTTTCCAGGGACCCAAGTACAAAGGTTTCCTTCATGCACAAAACCTACTGACAAAGCAGATCTGGCAGAGTTCTATATTGATTTCCTTAAAAAGTCAGCAGTGAATGCTCTTTGTGAGCAACATAGTGATGATTGCAAGCCGCAAAATGTTGACATTGAATGTTAG
- the LOC123540032 gene encoding uncharacterized protein LOC123540032, which produces MRIKRQATPSAYDIANSQQVSGVGGFTAAGAMVGSAFGPIGTAVGAGIGLIADIICIFACHHDDPPPPNKPPSISKPAALTGASPIMAGEGKTTAKVTWEPPSMTDPEDGNIKVVTSPSNFKNGGEYSEGTYVVYFVGTDSGGLSATAYLSFQVKVDRCGFPRWPENGYIDCNGSDVILGTTCSVRCKTGYTLDESDKSSLKCGRKGAWMPPVPPNCKPKACAKAPSIPHGEVQCLNNKVVYDNLCEAVCNDGFQVHGMHIMGCDTNGKWGTTPVCKDVLPPRFLSGECPNDMQVYIDSTNNTAKVSWEEPKGEDNSKETVTITEIHGHKSGQRFEAGSHTIKYTIEDKEHNRGDSCVFNVQVLTISCSPPNLHVTGGDHLKYDCHNSYRLGAECSLACKSGYPMGGVDRIQCLSDKTSYPPKLNWKWEVGGLAPFCKETNCSRDALNEPINGALACSQWTHGQMCQMQCNNGYDIPNIGDGLYVCGRSTGKWRPSGKVPDCDTKIDVNNMHLPNEFYYYTGNCNSSTQNMNQIKENFVQALNSSKFPEECVGVPECQAKFVDVTCGPITSRRKRDLNSNVYRRSVSKLAYTLRFEFILPYKPVAGKSPEDIFAENEDRLYKMSDVIQKEVDAGHFDLHVGDLRVESDSYGPGNPSMLCPSGTIPRKESASCVGCPKGSYATKAGRCVECPIGTYQNSTNSLNCERCPPNTNTTEGGAENITQCLGYCAKGEFSPNMLAPCTKCPSNSYQPSKKSKSCIRCDSNTRSPSDGATSKSQCKEYDVQLNKIKAKMENKVTHDVISLFMWIYISNTKTDAAVEIENSATHSKLSFTFTPTITIKQSGEDVNTGQTVQSAAWTNIAFSIDKPSNEVILYINGKALYENASFVVSKSHILEQNDLIGLYGDIKISAFSVLPRKVSPSDVSTWSSTCSPSIAGTIISMDDLAEADSVNFVIPSVCDAVNECTSSPCGTHKCINKLGSYECLCSGGFTGRQCQIQPDYCENNNCKNGATCVNGTGNYTCQCPYGYSGRLCEIKAVDGEWSAWTNWTSCSMSCGGGIATRTRRCDSPPPDTEGKQCVGNSSETISCKEEKCPECTNLRRTYGLIITCNETSELQQCSITCRAGLYFTNPPLPYYECGVATGYKWNHQNEKNPTGRLPSCSELEPPVEIGVNFECKYDSIPCTANNKETIKASIETKLSALDCSKAETCETTIQEPVCTKSKKKRATRSSMTVTIGLHAPVNSKKDSFNVAGLLQNKSAPSKELADFVRKTLELEKSAQTLMNHSVDFFQVTIDGTKHSLASGSPPTYRPDTRCPSGTVRIEVFCAVCPVGSYSDGQTVTMCPRGQYQDMKGQSTCKQCPFGKTTAGIGSIHVSECSVMAKSPAGSSSANKDDVSDAVQIGVGVSVSIALVILATVGVILACKHLNKKKSSVNDSHLDIHTTGYFHMPKVSV; this is translated from the exons ATGAGAATAAAGCGCCAGGCAACACCTTCAGCCTATGATATTGCAAACTCTCAACAAGTCAGTGGTGTTGGTGGCTTCACAGCAGCTGGTGCAATGGTCGGATCAGCATTTGGACCTATAGGCACAGCTGTTGGTGCTGGAATAGGATTGATAGCGGATATCATTTGCATTTTTGCTTGCC ATCATGATGATCCGCCACCTCCAAACAAACCACCCTCAATCAGTAAACCTGCTGCATTGACCGGCGCATCACCTATAATGGCAGGGGAAGGGAAAACAACGGCAAAAGTTACTTGGGAGCCTCCGAGTATGACGGACCCTGAAGACGGAAACATAAA AGTTGTGACATCgccatcaaattttaaaaatggcggGGAATATTCTGAGGGAACTTACGTGGTTTACTTCGTTGGGACTGACAGTGGTGGTCTATCTGCGACAGCCTATCTTTCGTTTCAAGTTAAAG TGGATAGATGCGGGTTCCCTAGGTGGCCAGAAAATGGTTATATCGATTGTAATGGTAGTGACGTCATTCTTGGAACAACTTGTAGTGTCAGATGTAAGACTGGTTATACTCTAGATGAAAGTGACAAAAGTTCTCTCAAATGTGGGAGGAAAGGCGCATGGATGCCACCTGTACCACCTAACTGCAAAC CAAAGGCCTGTGCCAAAGCACCTTCTATACCACACGGCGAGGTTCAATGTCTCAACAATAAAGTGGTGTACGATAATTTGTGTGAGGCAGTGTGTAATGACGGTTTTCAAGTGCATGGTATGCATATAATGGGATGTGATACGAATGGAAAATGGGGCACTACACCGGTTTGTAAAG ATGTACTTCCACCACGATTTTTGTCGGGAGAATGTCCAAATGACATGCAAGTATATATCGATTCGACAAACAATACGGCCAAAGTGTCTTGGGAAGAACCAAAGGGCGAAGATAATTCAAAAGAGACAGTGACGATCACTGAAATACACGGTCATAAATCCGGGCAGAGATTTGAAGCCGGTTCCCATACCATTAAATACACAATTGAAGATAAAGAACACAACAGGGGTGACAGCTGTGTGTTCAACGTTCAGGTCTTAA CAATTAGCTGCTCTCCGCCCAATCTGCATGTGACTGGTGGGGACCATCTGAAATATGATTGTCACAACTCATACAGACTTGGTGCCGAATGTTCCTTGGCATGTAAATCAGGATACCCAATGGGTGGAGTAGACAGAATACAGTGTCTATCTGACAAGACAAGTTATCCACCAAAATTAAATTGGAAATGGGAGGTCGGAGGACTAGCGCCATTTTGTAAAG AAACGAACTGCTCTAGAGATGCACTGAATGAACCAATTAACGGCGCACTAGCTTGTAGCCAGTGGACACATGGTCAAATGTGCCAGATGCAATGCAACAATGGATATGACATACCGAATATTGGTGATGGATTGTACGTGTGCGGGCGTTCTACCGGTAAATGGAGGCCGTCTGGTAAAGTTCCAGACTGTGATA caAAGATAGACGTAAACAATATGCACCTGCCGAATGAATTTTACTACTACACAGGAAACTGTAACAGTTCAACTCAGAATATGAACCAAATTAAAGAGAATTTTGTTCAGGCTCTAAACAGCTCCAAATTTCCAGAAGAATGTGTCGGAGTACCAGAATGCCAAGCTAAATTTGTTGATGTAACTTGCGGACCTATCACGTCTCGCCGTAAACGTGATTTGAATTCCAATGTTTACAGGCGGTCGGTTTCAAAGCTTGCATACACCCTGCGATTCGAATTTATTCTACCATATAAGCCAGTGGCTGGAAAATCCCCAGAGGATATATTTGCGGAAAACGAAGATCGTCTCTACAAAATGTCCGATGTAATACAGAAAGAAGTGGATGCCGGACATTTTGACCTTCACGTTGGTGACTTGCGCGTAGAGAGCGATTCGTACGGACCTGGAAATCCGTCCATGTTATGTCCTTCTGGGACTATTCCGAGAAAAGAATCAGCATCATGTG TTGGATGTCCAAAAGGCAGTTATGCTACAAAGGCGGGTAGATGTGTAGAATGTCCTATAGGAACATACCAAAACTCTACAAACTCATTAAACTGCGAGCGTTGTCcaccaaatacaaatacaactgAAGGTGGTGCTGAAAACATAACACAATGTTTAG GGTATTGTGCAAAAGGTGAATTTTCGCCAAATATGCTTGCACCTTGCACAAAATGTCCTAGCAATTCCTACCAACCAAGCAAAAAATCTAAAAGCTGCATCAGATGCGATAGCAATACCAGAAGTCCTAGTGATGGAGCCACGTCAAAATCACAGTGTAAAG AATACGATGTTCAGCTGAATAAAATCAAAGCAAAAATGGAGAACAAGGTGACACATGATGTGATCTCTCTGTTCATGTGGATTTATATAAGCAATACCAAGACAGATGCTGCAGTTGAAATAGAAAATTCTGCGACACACTCGAAACTTTCGTTTACCTTTACTCCAACGATTACAATCAAACAATCGGG GGAAGACGTCAACACTGGTCAAACGGTACAGTCAGCTGCCTGGACAAATATTGCTTTTAGCATTGATAAGCCATCAAACGAAGTCATACTGTACATCAATGGGAAAGCCCTTTATGAGAATGCATCTTTTGTTGTTTCGAAATCTCATATTTTAGAGCAAAACGATTTGATTGGATTATATGGAG ATATAAAAATCTCTGCGTTCAGTGTTTTGCCAAGGAAGGTTTCTCCTTCAGACGTTTCTACCTGGTCATCTACGTGTTCGCCTTCTATAGCCGGGACCATAATTTCCATGGATGACCTTGCCGAGGCAGATAGTGTCAACTTTGTTATTCCATCAGTCTGCGATG CTGTAAATGAATGCACCAGCTCTCCATGTGGTACTCATAAATGCATCAATAAGCTTGGCAGTTATGAGTGTTTGTGTTCCGGAGGATTTACTGGAAGACAGTGTCAAATCCAACCAGATTATTGTGAGAATAATAACTGCAAGAACGGAGCTACATGTGTCAATGGAACAGGAAACTACACATGCCAGTGTCCATATGGGTATAGTGGCAGATTGTGTGAAATAAAAGCAG tcGACGGTGAATGGTCTGCCTGGACAAACTGGACAAGTTGTTCTATGTCATGCGGTGGTGGAATTGCAACTAGAACAAGAAGATGTGATAGTCCGCCACCAGACACTGAGGGTAAACAGTGTGTTGGAAACAGCAGCGAGACAATCTCTTGTAAAGAAGAAAAGTGTCCCG AGTGCACGAATTTAAGAAGAACCTATGGCTTAATCATCACATGCAATGAAACGTCGGAATTGCAGCAGTGTTCTATAACCTGCAGAGCTGGTCTGTATTTCACAAATCCACCATTGCCATATTATGAATGTGGTGTGGCTACCGGGTATAAATGGAATCATCAGAATGAGAAAAACCCTACTGGAAGACTACCGTCTTGTTCTG AACTCGAGCCACCAGTTGAGATAGGTGTGAACTTTGAATGCAAATACGATTCTATTCCATGCACAGCCAACAACAAGGAAACGATTAAGGCCTCTATAGAAACTAAGTTGTCTGCCCTCGACTGCAGCAAGGCTGAAACTTGTGAAACGACGATACAAGAACCTGTATGTACAAAGTCAAAGAAAAAGAGGGCCACCAGAAGTTCGATGACTGTCACTATTGGACTGCATGCACCTGTAAATAGCAAGAAAGACAGTTTCAATGTAGCTGGATTACTTCAAAATAAATCAG CGCCGTCAAAAGAGCTGGCTGATTTTGTACGAAAGACTCTTGAACTGGAGAAGTCGGCACAGACATTAATGAATCATTCAGTTGATTTCTTCCAAGTTACAATAGATGGGACCAAACATTCGCTCGCATCTGGCTCACCGCCAACATACAGGCCAGATACCAGATGCCCTAGCGGCACAGTGCGTATTGAAGTATTTTGTG CTGTATGCCCTGTCGGGTCCTATTCGGACGGACAAACTGTTACCATGTGTCCAAGAGGTCAGTATCAGGATATGAAAGGGCAGTCCACTTGTAAACAATGCCCATTCGGTAAAACCACAGCGGGAATCGGCTCCATTCATGTTTCAGAATGTTCAG TTATGGCCAAATCTCCTGCTGGTTCGTCGTCGGCAAACAAAG ATGATGTAAGCGATGCCGTCCAGATTGGAGTCGGCGTGTCTGTGTCAATAGCTCTAGTTATTTTGGCTACTGTTGGTGTTATACTAGCCTGTAAACACCTCAACAAAAA GAAGAGCAGTGTTAATGACAGCCATCTTGATATACACACAACTGGATACTTCCACATGCCGAAAGTCAGTGTCTGA